CGACGTCGGCGAAGTTTCCGGCGTGGAAGGCGTGGCGGTAGTTCATCGCGATTCGCCGTCGCGCGGGGTCAGGAATTCGGTGAGCCTCGCGCCGCCGGGGCCGAGATCGGCCCACGCGCCGGCGAAGGCGAGGCGGGCAAGCCCGGCGGTCGGGAATTTTCGCCGCACCTTTTCCATCGCGTCCGGTGTGCTGTCGGGCGCGGCGAGGAGGGCGATGAGGTCCTCGAAACCGGGATTGTGGCCGACGACGAGAAGCGTCTCCGCCCCGGCGGGCGTCGAGCGGACGGCGTCGAGGATGCGCCCGGCCGGCGCCTCGTAGATCGAGCGGTCGAGCACGGCCGGCACGGTGCGCGGCAATTCTGCCTCGACCAGCACCCATGTCTGGCGGGTGCGCAGGGCGGCGGATACCAGCGCCCGGTCGGGCAGCCAGCTGCGCCGCGCCATCTCGCGTGCCATGCGCGGGGCGGCCTCGCGGCCCCGCTTCGCCAGCGGCCGGTCGAAATCGTCGAGCGCGGGGTCGTCCCAGCTCGATTTGGCGTGGCGCAGGAGAAGCAGCGTCCGGGTCACGGCAGGCGCCCTCAGGGCGTCATGCGGGCGAGGCTTTCGATGTCCACCTCTTCGCCGGCCGGGCCGGGGGAGATGAGCGCCCCGGCGGCATGGACGCCGGTGAGGACGACGCGGCCGTCCTCCATCCGGGCGCGGCCTTCCGCCACCAGCCGCAGGGCCAGCGGATAGAGCTTGTGCTCGGCCTCCAGCACGCGCCGCGCCAGCGCCTCGGCGTCGTCGTCGGGAAGCACCGGCACCGCCGCCTGCGCGATGATCGGCCCGGCATCCATCTTCGCGGTGACGAAATGGACCGTGCAACCGTGAACGCGCATCCCCGCCTCAAGCGCCCGGTTGTGCGTGTCGAGCCCCGGGAACAGCGGCAGCAGTGAGGGGTGGATGTTGATGAGCTTGCCCGCCCATTTCTCGGTGAAGGCGGGCGAAAGCAGCCGCATGTAGCCGGCGAGGCAGACGATGTCGGCGCGCAGCGCCGTCAGCTCCTCGTCGAGCGCGGCGTCCAGCGCCGCCTTGGTCGGGTGGTCGGCGCGGGTGATGGCCTTGGCCTCGATGCCGAGCGCGGCGGCCGCGTTCAGCCCCTTGGCGTCGACCTTGTCGGAAATGACCGCGACGATATTGGCCGGAAAGTTCGGGTCGCCGGCCGCTTCCGCCAGCGCCGCCATGTTGGTGCCGCGGCCGGAAATCAGGACGACGACGCGCTTCTTCATCATGCTCTAAAGTCCAATCTCGCCATTATAGATGACGCCGGCGTCGCGGCGCGGCACGATGCGGCCGAGCGTCGTCACGGTCTCGCCGCCCTTGGTCAGGACGGCGGCGACCTGCGCCGCCTGCCCGGCGGCCACCACCAGCACCATGCCGATGCCGCAGTTGAAGGTGCGCATCATCTCGGCCGGGGCGACATTGCCGGTCTTGGCCAGCCACGAGAACACCGGCGGCACGTCGATGGCGTCGAGGTCGAGTTCGGCCGCATAGGCCGCCGGCAGCACACGCGGGATGTTGTCGGGAAAGCCGCCGCCGGTGATGTGCGCCAGCGCCTTGATGCCGTGGGTCGAGCGGATGGCCGACAGGATCGGGCGGACATAGATGCGGGTGGGCGCGAGCAGCGCCTCGCCCAGCGTCTTCGACTTGTCGAAGGGGGCTATGTGCGCCCAGCTCAGCCCCGACGCGGCGACGATGCGGCGCACCAGCGAAAAGCCGTTCGAATGCACGCCCGACGAGGCGAGGCCGAGGATGACGTCGCCCTCGACGATGTCGTCCGAGGGCAAGAGCTGCCCGCGCTCGGCCGCGCCGACGGCAAAGCCCGCGAGGTCGTAGTCGCCATGGGCGTACATGCCGGGCATCTCGGCCGTCTCGCCGCCGATCAGCGCGCAGCCGGCCTGCCGGCAGCCTTCGGCGATGCCGGCGACGATCTGCGCCCCCTGCTCGGGGTCGAGCTTGCCGGTGGCGAAATAGTCGAGGAAGAACAGTGGCTCCGCGCCCTGCACCACGAGGTCGTTGACGCACATGGCGACGAGGTCGATGCCGACCGTGTCGTGGCGGTCGGCATCGATGGCGACCTTCAGCTTGGTGCCGACGCCGTCATTGGCCGCGACCAGAACGGGATCGGAAAAGCCCGCGGCCTTGAGGTCGAACAGGCCACCGAAGCCGCCGATCTCGCCATCGGCGCCCGGCCGGCGCGTCGAGCGCACCAGCGGCTTGATCTTCTCGACGAGCGCGTTGCCGGCGTCGATGTCAACGCCGGCCGCTGCATAGGTGAGACTCGTCTTGTCTTCGCTCATGCGCGGCTGCCCCTTGGCACGATCCGTAAAGCCGGCTCTTCGCATGAACCCCCGCCGCCCGCAAGACCACTCGCGGTCACAGGGGCGCGAATGGCGCGCGAAACGCGGCCGCCGGGCGGACGACCAGTCTCTTGACCGCGGCTTCAACAGAAGCCTATCTCCCGCCGCGGCCGGCGGATAAGATGGCCGCCCGACTGGACAAGCTGCGAGCGACGGGCCGATGAACAAACGCGACGCCGAGATCAGGGAACAGGTGGCCGAGGTGGTCATCGCCACCGGCTGGCGGCGGCAGGTGCTGTTCTGGCTGGGCGCGGCGGTGACGCTCGTCGTGTTCCTCTACGCTTTCTCCGCGGTCCTGCTGCCGTTCCTCGCCGGCATGATCCTCGCCTATTTCCTCGACCCCATCGCCGACTGGCTGGAGCGGCGCGGCCTGTCGCGCCTCGCGGCCACGGTCTTCATCCTGGTGATGTTCCTCATCGTCCTCGTGCTGGCGCTGATGCTCATCATTCCCGTGCTCGCCACCCAGCTCGCCGACTTCATCGGCCGGGTGCCCGATTACCTGTCGCGGCTTCAGGCGCTGATCACCAGCATCGACCCCGACTGGCTGAGCCAGACGCTCGGCGTCGATCCGGCCTCGCTGCGCGACGGGCTGAACTCTCTGCTGACGCAAGGCGCGGGGTTCCTGACCACGCTGTTCTCGTCGATCTGGAGCTCGGGCAAGACGCTGATCGACCTCGCCGGCCTCTTCGTCATCACCCCGGTCGTCGCCTTCTACATGCTGCTCGACTGGGACAAGATGATCCGCACGGTCGACGGCTGGATACCGCGCGACCATCTGGCGACGGTGCGCACCATCGCCCGCGACGTCGACACGGCGGTCGCCGGCTTCGTGCGTGGGCAGGGTACGCTGTGCCTGATCCTCGGCATCATGTACGCCGTCGGGCTCACCGCCGTGGGCTTGAATTTCGGCCTGCTGATCGGCCTGTTCGCCGGCCTCGTCAGCTTCATCCCCTATATCGGCTCGCTGCTCGGCCTCGTGCTGTCGGTCGGCGTCGCCCTCGTCCAGTTCTGGCCCGACTGGCACTGGGTCGTCGTCGTGGCGGCGATCTTCTTCGGCGGCCAGTTCATCGAGGGCAACATCCTCCAGCCCAACCTTGTCGGCAAGAGCGTCGGTCTCCATCCCGTGTGGCTCATGTTCGCGCTGTTCGCCTTCGGCGCGCTGTTCGGCTTCGTCGGGCTGCTGATCGCTGTGCCGGCCGCCGCCGCCGTCGGCGTCCTCGTCCGCTTCGCCCTGTCGCGCTACCTGCACTCGCCGCTCTATCGCGGCCATGGCCTCCCGCCGGAGGCGTGAGGGCGATGCCGCCTGCCTTCGCCGACGGGCCGCGCCAGCTGCCGCTCGATCTCGCCCACAGCGAGGCGAGAAGCCGCGACGACCTCGTCGTCGGCCCGTCCAACGCGCAGGCCGTCGCCCTCGTCGACCGCTGGCCCGACTGGCCTGCGCCCGTGGCGGTCCTCGCCGGGCCGGCCGGCTCCGGCAAGTCGCACCTCGCCAATGTCTGGCGCGAGGCGAGCGGCGCGACGGCGCTGGCTCCCGGCCGTCTCGGGCCCCAGGCCGCCGAGGCGGCGGGGCGCGGCCCGGTGCTGATCGACGACGTCGATTCCGGCGCCATCGACGAGGCCGGCCTCTTCCATCTCATCAACGCCGTGCGGCAGGCGAACACCACGCTGCTGATGACCGCGCGGCGCTTTCCCGCCGCCTGGGGCGTGACGTTGCCCGACCTCGCCTCGCGACTCAAGGCGGCCGCGACGGTCGAGATCGACGAGCCGGACGACATGCTGCTCGCCGCCGTCACTACCAAGCTGTTCGCCGACCGCCAGATCGAGGTCGAGCCGCATGTGGTGCAGTTCCTCGTCCGCCGCATCGAGCGCTCGCTGTCCAGCGCCATCGAGGCGGTCGCCCGGCTCGACCGCATCGCGCTCGAGCGCAAGAGCCGCATCACCCGCGCGCTCGCCGCGCAGGTGGTGGCCGCGATGGAGGAAGGGAAGCCCTGACCCGGCTCAGGCCGTCTCGGCGTCGTAGGCGTAGAGCCAGTCGAGATCGGCCGCGAGGCTTCTGCCCCGGCGCAGTGCCAGCACGATGTCGCGGCCGAGCGCGACCGGGCCGGAGGCGTGCCAAACGAAGCGGTTGAAGGCCCCGCGCTTCGCCACCTGCCGCACCCGCTCGCGCCGCACCGCCTGATACCGCGCGAGCGCGCCGGCGAGGTCGTCCGGCCGCGCGGCAACCGTGGCGGCGAGCGTGGCCGCATCCTCGATCGCCATCACCGCGCCCTGCGCCGCATAGGGGCCCATCGCGTGGGCGGCGTCGCCGATGAGCGCAAGGCCCGCCGGGTCGATCCACGACGCTTCGCCATCGACCTCGGCGATCGGCCACGGCAGCCAGCCGTCGACATTGGCGGCGAGCGCGTCGATGTCGTCGGCCGCGCCGGCGATGATGCCGGGTGGCAGCATGCGCCGCTCGCCGCCGGCCCCCGATTCCGTCGGCGCGGGCATCCGGCCGATGACGACGAGGTTGACGATCTGCCCTCCGCGCAGCGGATAGGCGACGAGGTGGAAGCGCGGATTGAGGAAGGCGCTCACCC
The window above is part of the Aquamicrobium sp. genome. Proteins encoded here:
- a CDS encoding histidine phosphatase family protein — encoded protein: MTRTLLLLRHAKSSWDDPALDDFDRPLAKRGREAAPRMAREMARRSWLPDRALVSAALRTRQTWVLVEAELPRTVPAVLDRSIYEAPAGRILDAVRSTPAGAETLLVVGHNPGFEDLIALLAAPDSTPDAMEKVRRKFPTAGLARLAFAGAWADLGPGGARLTEFLTPRDGESR
- the purN gene encoding phosphoribosylglycinamide formyltransferase, coding for MMKKRVVVLISGRGTNMAALAEAAGDPNFPANIVAVISDKVDAKGLNAAAALGIEAKAITRADHPTKAALDAALDEELTALRADIVCLAGYMRLLSPAFTEKWAGKLINIHPSLLPLFPGLDTHNRALEAGMRVHGCTVHFVTAKMDAGPIIAQAAVPVLPDDDAEALARRVLEAEHKLYPLALRLVAEGRARMEDGRVVLTGVHAAGALISPGPAGEEVDIESLARMTP
- the purM gene encoding phosphoribosylformylglycinamidine cyclo-ligase, with protein sequence MSEDKTSLTYAAAGVDIDAGNALVEKIKPLVRSTRRPGADGEIGGFGGLFDLKAAGFSDPVLVAANDGVGTKLKVAIDADRHDTVGIDLVAMCVNDLVVQGAEPLFFLDYFATGKLDPEQGAQIVAGIAEGCRQAGCALIGGETAEMPGMYAHGDYDLAGFAVGAAERGQLLPSDDIVEGDVILGLASSGVHSNGFSLVRRIVAASGLSWAHIAPFDKSKTLGEALLAPTRIYVRPILSAIRSTHGIKALAHITGGGFPDNIPRVLPAAYAAELDLDAIDVPPVFSWLAKTGNVAPAEMMRTFNCGIGMVLVVAAGQAAQVAAVLTKGGETVTTLGRIVPRRDAGVIYNGEIGL
- a CDS encoding AI-2E family transporter, whose protein sequence is MNKRDAEIREQVAEVVIATGWRRQVLFWLGAAVTLVVFLYAFSAVLLPFLAGMILAYFLDPIADWLERRGLSRLAATVFILVMFLIVLVLALMLIIPVLATQLADFIGRVPDYLSRLQALITSIDPDWLSQTLGVDPASLRDGLNSLLTQGAGFLTTLFSSIWSSGKTLIDLAGLFVITPVVAFYMLLDWDKMIRTVDGWIPRDHLATVRTIARDVDTAVAGFVRGQGTLCLILGIMYAVGLTAVGLNFGLLIGLFAGLVSFIPYIGSLLGLVLSVGVALVQFWPDWHWVVVVAAIFFGGQFIEGNILQPNLVGKSVGLHPVWLMFALFAFGALFGFVGLLIAVPAAAAVGVLVRFALSRYLHSPLYRGHGLPPEA
- the hdaA gene encoding DnaA regulatory inactivator HdaA, whose translation is MPPAFADGPRQLPLDLAHSEARSRDDLVVGPSNAQAVALVDRWPDWPAPVAVLAGPAGSGKSHLANVWREASGATALAPGRLGPQAAEAAGRGPVLIDDVDSGAIDEAGLFHLINAVRQANTTLLMTARRFPAAWGVTLPDLASRLKAAATVEIDEPDDMLLAAVTTKLFADRQIEVEPHVVQFLVRRIERSLSSAIEAVARLDRIALERKSRITRALAAQVVAAMEEGKP